The Pseudorasbora parva isolate DD20220531a chromosome 21, ASM2467924v1, whole genome shotgun sequence sequence CATGTATTGATGCGAAAATCtataatttcaccacagatgcatataatttaaatataatttataattctaCTCTGTTTAAAAGAAGTGAAGTAGTGATTTCAGTAGGTCtcacagtagtgagaccagcgatgtcttatggtttggagacagttgcactgaggaaaagacaggaggaagagcagaggtagcagagctgaagatgttgaggttctctttgggagtgacgaggatggataggatcaggaatgagtacatcagagggacagcacattgagatgttttggagacaaagttagagaggccaggttaagatggtttggacatgttcagaggagggagagtgaatatattggtaaaaggatgctgaggttagagctgccaggcaggacgttaagaggaagaccaaagaggaggtttatggatgtagtgaaggaggacatgaaggtagtcggtctgagagaaaaggatacagaggataggaatagatggaggcagatgattcgctgtggcgacccctgaagggaacagccgaaagaaaaagaagaagaagactgTTTCAAAGTCATCACATGGCTTTTTGCCTCAGGTAAAGCAAGGATTACAACATCATACTTGGCATTTAGCTAAATAAGGAGacataatggatagcactccTCCTTCCTTCTTTTCTTGGAGGTGGAAAAACAAAGTTATTCATGACCTGCTGGATTtcttattaaaggggggggggggggatgctgtttcatgcatactgagctttttacactgttaaagacttggattcccatcctaaacatagacaaagtttcaaaaactaagtttaatggagtatttctgtgtcaaaaatactccttccggtttctcacaagtttcggagagtttttttcaagtatgggtCCTCTTGACGTCGAtagtatgggctgtacgggctcttctcccggaagggtgcgcgcacgCATGACTAGAGCaaaagagcaaatgcacgcccataaacactgctctcaggtgcagatccagtcatccgtgcaacacttctgtcccgccgcgctccactttattcctaagggtgacatcaagcgacttcaacgcttcagcacagcattccgggaaggcagcgctgcatttgaaccgatttgaacgcagaaatgacaggaagcggcacaacatcacgcttcagtcgcgtcgcaaaagtggatctccacggttactgctgtcacaggacttcaggaaatcaacagttaccaaagaaatgtgtttttgacggagcggtcccggcgataaaggttcggtcctgctttggaagcaggcggtgagtaaaactgcttcaaatgtctatgttgttggctatcgtcgcgtaagtaaacatcagtaaataacacgatcgtgtataacgttagttaatttatcaatggagcatgcgatctatggtgtgtgtttaaatacatttgtttagctgaccactataggtgtcagtttgtttattgtaaaaccacccaaacataaacctagcgttctcacaaagcgtgcttcgtcattcaaatgcgctaacggactctattgttgttctatgtataacgttacactagtctgacgtgcaaaaccgttttgcttgctactgctaaggtttagtcgcatacaatagtccataaaccgaatcatgtcctcataaactgcgagtaaacacacacaaatgttgacaggccactaaatacagtacataccattgcttctcctgttcaatttatttcagcctccgaatctgattgtggatcatatctgtattagttgaatctgatcgatagccgTTTTCTTCTTCaggcttgaggacgtcaccgctttgttcgcgcttgtcattctttagctccgcccacacgatacgcctccagccgctcgtttttttccggaaagactcagtagagcctatatttcttttataaatataataaaactaaagacttttcggagatatgaaggatgcaatactactctataggcactcaagattgacatgagattgactgaaactgagtgtcgtCCCCccccttaaaaaataaataaaagagattttaaaataaaagacgAGATTTTTTGTCTTTCgtaatgtttgtgattttaacATTGACTAtaacatgtttaaatgttttgccagtTGCATTGCGTGAGCAGTGTAATATATCAATCTAACGGCTATAAGCAATTGGAATAAAGGAACTGAATGATCTtttgtatttgaaataaaaatataatataataatgaatGCTGTTCTTGTGGTATACAGCCGCGGATCAGTTACACACTGCAAACGtggcatatgtgaaagcacaacaaCGTGTGCGGCTCCTGCACCGCATACGGATTGCAGACGGAGTATGCGTGAAACGGGCGTTATATTTCATACCAGCATTAAGTAGGTGATTTTTAAGGTATACCTGCTGTGCACCAGGCTTTTCCATTTTGTTTCCTTTCCGTCCTCTGAGAATCTGTAGATAGGCTGATATGTGGCTCTGGGCTGGGAAAACTAGCCCTAGAAGACACCAAAAGACCCACAGCATAATTGTATctgctgtaaaaaatattgtcagCATTCTagatatatataaacaatacaaactCAATTCACAACGCCAGTCGGTTGGTTAAGggtgcagtgtgtgaattttagcggCATATAGTAGGGAGTTTGTTAACTGTAATCCCCCATTGCTCACCCTTCCATTTTGAAGCACACAGAGAAGCTatggtggccgacacaggacaaaaatttTGTTGTcggagagagcagagagtgactagcgtgctgtagagaagtttgtcagtttagggctactgtagaaacatgacggcgCAAAATGGTGAATTCACGCGGTATGTGaagataataaaaacataatggttcattatgtaagcAAAActtagttatgtatattatagggatgcaacaatacagttagtccacggttcaatacatacctcggtttttaaccacagttcggttcggttcgttttttttgctattctattcttaggtgacaggaacagaaagaggttaagaagaaaatgtttttattgtaatactctttctgtaatactctttctttactttaattaaaagacttgaaaaaccttacttaactttacttaaaaaaacattgtacACATTACtggtgtattgtataatataaaataaatatatatcaagatttacagtggcagctcagagatgtacagtagcatttaagcatgaaatcgaatgaataaatgtagggcTAAAAGTTAGTCTATAATATACAATAAACATTGATTGAAAGCtactttattcaagagcagtgagtgatttttctctgtttatatgtatgtttttagttgttttattaacataattttggAGGTGAACTAGGACAAGTGTTCACAATCATTAGGCTGCGCTGCTAAGACCTGCTTGCATCTCATACAGACACTcgtgattttactttcactttagacataacccaCTGTGtttatgttaaccttgtgtgtatttgacagtattagcagTAAGACTACTTAGTCAAGTAATCACCTGTGTCTGACAGGCGTGTGCGCGCAGTGCATGtaaaacatattaaataaaatttttgtttaaccggcaaggctttaaagcGCAGATAAACActccctaactttagtgcatatgattagATATTTGCTCATATTAGCACGTGGACTCACAAGCACACTCAAAAAGAGgtgaaataaactgagagaaatatttgaaacaaagagaaatataaataattaattaaaatggcaaaccgtgtattgaaccgtgaatgccgtaccaaacggttaaatattgtattgagaattgtgacatccataatatattatattgcatttctgtcaatatatcctcataaatactacacactgcacctttaatgactgatagtttgagtaaactgatAGTCTGGATTAAAGTGAGTCTCTTATTACCTGTGGTATAATTTCCTGTCCTCCTGGTTGTTGTATTTGTGGAGTGTTGGCCACTGGTTAACAAGAGGGATCGACAAATCTTTAGAAAGAGGATGTGATTCACCTGGAATCAGACTTGTCCTGTGATACAGTCAAAGACAAAAGCATATTATGGACTTAGTGAGTCAACTGTGTGATGTGTGTCACTGATTCTTGAGATACTGTACGTCCCACAGGTTTTTTTTAGCAACATTTCCACTTTGAAATGAATCAATGATGATCACTAGACTGTCTTAAATGCAGCACATGTAAAGTCAACTGTCCTCAGatcattatttaatgtaatttagatATACATACTGTATACATTAAAGCTAATATTAATATgtatctttaaaatgtaaaatcgtCCTGAAACCATGCTGTATTGAAAATTCATGATTATGAATGCTAGCTGTCATTTGTTATACATATTTAGATGCCAATgtttatacatatttattttcacAGTACATGTTTTTGTATCTGACAGTGTTGATTCACATTAAATGACTGAtaaagaaaatggaagaagcagTTTCACTAAAAAACAGGTGAATATGtccaattaattaaaaataattccaTAACATCCCAAGTCTCAAAAATCAGTGGTGCGTGTGTGTTGCTCTCACAGTTGTTCCTGCAGCTCTAGTATGATGTTCTCCAGCTCTCTCTTCTCTTTCTGGCTCTGTAGTTGCAGTTCTTCTAGTCCAGCTGTTAGTTTCTTATTCTCCATCTCCACATTCTTCAGCTGAGATTCCCGCAGCCTCACTAGCTCCTCAAGGTACCCCTAAACACAAAtaatacaaacacacatacacacacatactttaGCACATGAAACATTAATTTGAGAGTTGCTCACCCACTATAGGaaaggtgtgtttgtgtgtgtttaacctTTTGCGCATTGACGATTTTGAATCTCTGCTCCATTTTGCGACATTTGTTCCTCCAGCTCTCCTCATCGGTGACCAGAGGGATGTAAGGATGCTCAACGCTCTCCTCACTGTTACTGCTGTCCACGCTCTGACAGTCCTCATCATCGCTAAGATAATCATAACtgaacaaaacacaacatctcATTGCTATGGCAACAGAGCAGTGGCACAAGGCCATTTCACACCAGGGAAGATAACAATAAAgatttagggccagatttacaaacagcttGCGCCAGCGCAACCCTCTGTAGGCGTAAagaactactgtcaggatttattAAGACAAGCAGTGAAAATTTAGCACAGAAAAGTCACTGACAGAGTTATTTTTTTAGCGGGTGACCGTATTTCTGCATTTATAGGCGTTTCCCTAtagagagtatttaaatgaataatggggatttactaaggtttgcgctaGTCAATTAACTGGTATTTTCACATTATTTACCACCCCCAAAAAAGCATGCCTTGTACCAGATGCTAATTTGTGCTGCTCCTGCTAGATTGCATTGGTCATTACGGAAATTGTCCGGCTGCGTCTGTGTTCTTTCATTTGCGTGTCGTCATTAGATCACAcgcagaactttccactctCATTAGCGCTTTTTTTGGAATTGCGCTCTCACGCTAATTTTCcctgggctgcatttcccaaaagcataGTAAGCCCCTCCAACTGGAACGCTATTCACCCTGCCCCCACGGAGGTCTGTGCACAAACTGTCTAGGAGCAACTTAGgcttacaatgcttttgggaaatgcagACCTGATTAGGCAACCTGGCCCATAGTTTGAAAATCCCTCTAAATGTAAAAGAAGAGTCCACAACACAACTGCAACACCACAGAGAAACGATATCATTGGAATCACATTCCCTATGATTTTTTCCAGCTGATGGGCAATAAAAATGGACAATTGACAGCCTACCAGAAGTATCATGTGACTTTACATTGTTAAAATAAGCAGAGGCGGACAGAAGTGGAGTATGTTTACTTTCTGCTCGagtacatttttaagtatactttatcagggtttttctttggaaaacttttacttcacagcattccaaagcataataatGTCTACTTTtcactgcactacatttcataaataaaagttgttttttttacctttaatacttaattgCATATTTTTTGGGTACTTTCTTACTTGTAAAACTTACTCAAGTAAcactttgaattacttttacttaagtaaaagtatacagtactacattttttatgtaagtaagtattaaattatattcagtatgaaatgtattgcagtaaaaagtacaatatcatgttttggaatgttgtgaagtaaaagttttccaaagaagaacactgataaagacatatacttgaaaaacaaaattacttggaaaataaaaatactttaatACTGTCTGCCTCTGAAAATGAGTAAACTgatttacactcacctaaaggattattagggacACCATACTAATGCTTttctgcatacctcggttgtaacgagtggttatttcagtcaaagttgctcttctatcagcttgaatcagtcggcccattctcctctgacctctagcatcagcaAGACATTTTCATCCACatgactgccgcatactggatgtttttcccttttcacactattctttgtaaaccctagaaaggGTTGTGcgtaaaaatcccagtaactgagaagattgtgaaatactcagactagcccgtctggcaccaacaaccatgccatgctcaaaattgcttaaagctacactgtgtaacttttttagtttattcttagctaaaaacacttagttctttcaaaaatatatgtgttcattaatgtatatttacttctttcaagtaataaagtattctcgtaagtttataatattccattgaaaatacatactggtgaggggttcgaatgccggacgccatgttgcccctccattttgaaagtacattagccaaagagggacatacccgtaaattcaagctttgcctttcgcgttttaacactcgatggcaccgtgtcgaatgtgaaaagtgggattgccatgttaatcttggactaaatcggccaccgtaggagttcaaacgaaatcagaattgagaggaacagaaactattattcactggattgtcatataccttttcaccgctagatgggggaaaatatcacacagtgtagctttaaatcacctttctttcccattctgacattcagtttggagttcaggagattttcttgaccaggaccacacccctaaatgcattgaagcaactgccatgtgattggttgattagataattgcattattgaaaaatttaacaggtgttcctaataatcctttatgtgagtgtgtatatatatatatatatatatatatatatatatatatatatatatatatatatatatatatatatatatatatatatatatatatatatataaatatatatggcTCTGGCTACTTGGCTGATTAACGGAAGttcagaaattaattaaaaaacatttttaataaaaaggtTAAAGACTCATCATCAGTTTGAATCAGTTCAACAAATGACTCTGTCCGAACAGTCACTGAATTCACTGAATGACTAAACTCTATAGATTTAGTTTAGAAAATAGTTGTCATTTCCAAAATCAGCCTTATCAAAAAATTATGCGTTTTCTGATTTCAtaatattttgtttcatttttgtcTGTAATTTCAGTTTGTTTCAAGAACTTTTCTTGCAACTCATATGATGAAATACCAATAAAAGTTAATTGTGATCAGATAATCAGTAATATTGGTTGATCATGCAGTATTAATAACAACAGAAAATATTTCAAAGTAAACTTTAGGGAGAGTGGGTTACTTACTAGGGTTAGCAGTGGCTAAacgctagcctggatgccagtcaaacttagccccgcccacaacatttgagttcGGGAAGTTCGGTCAGGACTTGATTTGTGGAGCATTGTGGAGCAACTATGCTCAAACCAGAGCTGTtcagaccaatcaaattgtcagggcaggctttatatgatgatggacagacgatcaacagtaacgtaatccaCCACGTCACCAAAGAGTGCTTTGGTTGAATACGTTCTAAGCCTAAACTGAGAACTTTTTCGTCTATGCATTCACTTTTActgtttctctcaaaaatgatgatcgtgttggtaagtatccttaaattatttttttcaacaccggcaaagtttgtttactttcattttcttcttcttttactTTTTCCAGTGtgagtgcagttgagttctatTGACAGCTATGCGTCGCTTAAGTGGTTGCATATTGTTGCTCTGACTGGTTGCAGGTCTCAATTAAGTGCAAAAgcattttctttcctggttcgccccacacaccccataatcactgCCCAATTgaagcagtatcagactcatattctgactagaatctgaGTATGACGACATCAGGCTAGCTAAATTCTGCAAGGAATCGTACAGTTTTGTGGAGTCCATTTCCAACTGGATGACTTAGCACAGGCAAACAGAGAGGAagaactaaaataaattattttgaaagaaGAGGAACCTTCTGTCTAACCCTTAAGCAAAATGCTTTGAGAATTTGCATTGTGGCACAGAGGTTCTATATTAGCTTTTATTCTGCAACCACAACCACAAACTATATAGTCaagattcatgtttggatttattacagcaAATACCACAAGCATTCTCGTGAAGGAACACAGACGCAGTGAAAGCTTGTGGAGCCTAGTACAAACTAGTACAAGCTTACAAACGCAAAGACCAGTGGGCCAATATCGCTGACGAAGTTTAATATATAGAGAGAAGCAGAAATCGTGTTCAAGATTAAAATATGATTGTGCAGCCGGGgtgatataaataaaatctCTCCCACACCATTCCCTGCATGAAACTGAGCAGTACAATAGAAAAGTTCTTCACCTTTGTGTGAATTTCAGATATGGAGTGTAGTCAATAACAGCCTCAGATTTCCCATCCAGAGCCTCTCCTTTCAAGCAGAAACTGACAACAAACACAGATCAACAAAGATTAAATAACATTCTAGCTCGGTTACAGAACCAGAAGTATCGTAAGGTTTACATTAGTGCGGTTGCTGCCTATGTAAAGCTTTCCAAATCAATTACTTAGGAGGTTCCATCATGCTGAGATTTTTTGCGTGTTTTGTATTCCTCACAATATCCATCCTCTCACCTGAAGTCAATTGCTCCGAGTCCAATGAGCATTCCAGTCAGAACAGTTGCTTCTTCTCGCAACATTATGGCACCTTCATCGTAGAACCTCctgcagacaaacacacacatgcaataCATAAGCACACACAATCACATTACAGATGCACCATTTTTCTGCATTCAATAGTTAAATGTTCTTAATGGCTGTCTAAATTGTTATGTTTAAACTGGATACATGTATTGATGCCTGGGTGTGACCATAAATGGATCATATTGGATATGTATGATTAATATTGAGTTTTTCCTCTTTTAGTCTGACCTTGTGGTGCGACTATCTCGCAAAGCAGTGGCGATGTATTCAGACAGACGTTTCTCCATTAGTGCAACCCGTAGCCATGCTCTGCCCTAGAGGCACGGATGAATCACAAATCACTGCAAGCTTCATCATACAAACCATATCAAACATGCATATGCTGCAGAAACATTAATGAAcacttataaatatatatatatcagtcaaaatttctttttttttttttttagaaaaaaaaacaattaaccaaatgttttttttaacaatttttttttttaaattcaccaaaatactatttttttcaagtattcataacagtttcccaaaaatgttttttttaattaatttacccacatgtcattccaaacctgtataatctgtggaacataaaaaaaaaaaaagattttaaagaatgttggtaaccagctGGTAACCAATTTTGGTTagcattgacttccattgtatggacaaaaaacatagagacatttctcaaaatatcttttttcaTGTTCAACAAAAGAACGAAAGTACtacagatttggaatgacatgaggaggagtaaattatgacaatttaaatttttgggtgaactatcccaaaGTATGAACCTAGGTATTTCTATCTGACATTACTGTGCTGCAAAAAAGTACTGTggattttttgtttgtgtattaaaaatgaattcagCAATAATTATTTACTTATCCTACTTATCCTAACTATTTTGCAAGCCCACCTTTGCTCTTGAGGAGTTGATGTTCTCCATGTTCTCAATGCTGCTTATGCAGTTATTGGGGACTTTACTGCAGGCCAGACGGATAAAGTCCCAAAAACTGCGCTGACCATCAAACCAGCTGCCAGAGCCTGCAAGAGACATGCCTCCATTCACATCACTGGCTAATATATGCTTACTGTtctaatacagttaaaaaataGTTTTCTATTGATTTCTTACCTCTTTTATGTCTTACCTTTAAAGCGGTGGCTGAGGATGTGCTCCAGAATAGCAGCAAAGTTAATGAACTCCTCAGACGAATCATCAATGGGCTCTGCTGTGTACTTCTCTAACAGTGTCTTTACAGAAAACCTGCCatacaaacacaaacaataCAATGTActccaataataaaataatgttccctttcgaaagggaactcgcgctgcgtcagctgacgctacggggaacgccttcagcgtgacaggtgtctgaaatcgctatcaaatcacaatcctactgaccgtcggcagccggtgatgtcatcaccgtgcgaccaggaagtataaaaaggcaccgtgccaacatgacaacatcctttcgtcttcagggactgttttgtctggttcgctagAAAGTCTTTCTAAACCGAAATGAAGTGCACACGTAAATCtaagggagcgtacaggaagtgcgctgatccgtgtcccaggtttctcacgCCTGGGGACACgcacaccctttgtgtgctctgcctgggggaagagcacgcgcgggaggttctcgagggggcttcctgcgcaaactgcgagcgttttccgACTGAGGACACTCCGCTCTCGCttggccttcttctcgagggaagaagagccagcatctgggagcggtcccgctcatgCCGAGGCTGAGAGGCGCCgtttgtcctggggctcccagatgggtctggctcatcgtctggagaACACAGTGCACACGGACGATCAGCCAGGTCGAGAGAGCAGGCggacggaggaggagtcggatggagactcctcctcttCGTCAGCCCGTGCTTTTCCAGTCtatcagaggatggctgtggatgaggagGAAAATGAGGCTGAGGCCaaatcctcccagccatcctgccccgtgtatgggGAGCTGCTGGATGTGATGGCATAgcccagctcccgggagccttccattcctccccgaccttcacgagcaggtcgtgggggcatggaagaaaccctactcggcGCGAGTCCATCGACATCAGCGTTTTAATTTTGCTGATGTCGGGGGATTggccgaggcagggtatgtgtcgatgccgcccatCGACGATACGTTCGCGAACTGTCTCACGTCCGGGCGGCCatcgacactaagagctccaGCCCTGCCATCGAAACCAAAAAATTAAAGACGACTTCAAGTCTTAATGGCAGGGCATACACatcggcgggtcaggcggcggcggcctTGCATACAATGGCTGTGTTGCAGGCTTATCAAGCTGgcctgctgagggacctcgattagggggagggcctaccccctgatgcgatggctgagtggcgcaccacggatctctctctccgggcggccaaacacatagcagtcgccatcgggcggtcgatggcggctatggtcgccacAGAGAGGCATCGGTGGCTAAACTTGGTGGACATCGGGGtgaaagaaaaggcttttctcctcgatgccccaGTCTCGCTCTCTgagcttttcggcacctccgtcgaggcggtggtgggaaggttcagagaggcgagggcgcgctcagcggcgtatagaacgtgtattccgctgaggtctggggtggcgcccaggcaggagggtgtccctggcccatcaaaaaaaaaaaaaaaaaaatgggccaACGCAGTAGCGTGGCCTTCcgtgcgccccctccgtggaggagtaggacgtggaagaggcgggacacccgcaacaggaggagggacatcggggagaagaacCGCTTCCAGCTCCGGAAGCgaggtggtgagtctccgcccccgagggcgcggaagtgatgttgtgtcccctcctttgtttttctgttgtttttcttttttctccccgggcgcgctttACACCAGGCCGCGCCGGCTGATGATGAGCGGAGGTGAGACTCTGACGAAggcctgccaggccggtgtgtgctctgcccgcacacagtgcatcgtctCTGGGAAAAGCGGGATTTCGCGGCCGCCTCCTCGGCCTTACATGTGAAAATAAAGCGCCCCgccctcaggttagtgcgccgaagcatgcatgttacatgaagcgatgaggcactgaagacagcgggtgagtccccttttagggcaaacattcttcttttcaatgccgtatgtttggactctatgctccctgagggatattttgtctacaaaagatgaagaaaagtgtaacagttggagaagtgggcctgtagttccccggtaaaggtggctagaacgatgtttgtataaacacagtgtgtttatgtaggctgtacgtttgctagtgtagcaacagttgtttataaggctgtttctcttctggatatgtgtaacATGAGCAGTagaggccaccgcacatgccgcgggcatgtagcggcgatataaactgatgtatgttctcctggcgaactttttagctgtagccacctctgggt is a genomic window containing:
- the rundc3ab gene encoding RUN domain-containing protein 3A, whose protein sequence is MMREGSSGMEQSFMQSAMAMGAQSKKGFSRSIAVERKNLITVCRFSVKTLLEKYTAEPIDDSSEEFINFAAILEHILSHRFKGSGSWFDGQRSFWDFIRLACSKVPNNCISSIENMENINSSRAKGRAWLRVALMEKRLSEYIATALRDSRTTRRFYDEGAIMLREEATVLTGMLIGLGAIDFSFCLKGEALDGKSEAVIDYTPYLKFTQSYDYLSDDEDCQSVDSSNSEESVEHPYIPLVTDEESWRNKCRKMEQRFKIVNAQKGYLEELVRLRESQLKNVEMENKKLTAGLEELQLQSQKEKRELENIILELQEQLTSLIPGESHPLSKDLSIPLVNQWPTLHKYNNQEDRKLYHRASFPSPEPHISLSTDSQRTERKQNGKAWCTAEKDYTPSMLGLCGSLSSLPSCKSLPSLRSTECLVNISAEPSPALTPS